A section of the Sporanaerobacter acetigenes DSM 13106 genome encodes:
- a CDS encoding F0F1 ATP synthase subunit delta: MAKLVSKRYALALFETGLELDKVDQFKEEINAVSNVLIEENDFKKVLNHPKVSKDEKKEILNHVFGGKVSEEILNFLYVIVDKRREMYIEEISEYFDFLYNEEKNIALATVVTAIPMDESTQNRLKEKLSRELNKNVVLKNLVDESIIGGAILKIDNKIIDGTVKGQLESIEKNLKGMRV; this comes from the coding sequence ATGGCAAAATTAGTCAGCAAAAGATATGCTTTGGCTTTGTTTGAGACTGGTTTAGAATTAGATAAAGTGGATCAGTTCAAAGAAGAAATAAATGCTGTGTCTAATGTATTGATTGAAGAAAATGATTTTAAAAAAGTGTTAAATCATCCCAAGGTATCTAAGGATGAAAAAAAAGAAATTTTAAATCATGTATTTGGAGGAAAGGTTTCTGAGGAAATTTTAAATTTCCTCTATGTGATAGTTGATAAAAGAAGAGAGATGTATATTGAAGAAATAAGTGAGTACTTTGATTTTCTTTACAATGAAGAAAAAAATATTGCCTTAGCTACAGTGGTGACGGCTATTCCAATGGATGAGAGTACTCAAAATAGACTTAAAGAAAAACTTTCAAGGGAATTGAACAAGAATGTAGTACTTAAAAATCTTGTTGACGAGAGCATCATAGGAGGAGCAATTTTGAAAATTGACAACAAGATAATAGATGGAACTGTGAAAGGACAACTAGAGTCTATTGAAAAGAATTTGAAAGGAATGAGAGTATAA